The following are encoded in a window of Bacteroidales bacterium genomic DNA:
- a CDS encoding metalloregulator ArsR/SmtB family transcription factor — MTNNKSEEFSKKQQDLACIAKLLSHPARIAIIQLLAKKKEIRTGNISDFLPLSRTTVSQHLKDLKETGIIKGTIDGLKIHYCLDMKKLGKIKKSFNNFFNNSISSFLCKCK, encoded by the coding sequence ATGACCAATAACAAATCGGAAGAATTTAGCAAAAAACAGCAAGACCTTGCATGTATTGCAAAGCTGCTTTCACACCCTGCGCGAATTGCCATAATTCAGCTTCTTGCAAAGAAAAAGGAAATCCGAACCGGAAACATTTCCGACTTTTTACCTTTAAGCCGAACAACAGTATCGCAACATTTAAAAGACCTTAAAGAAACAGGTATTATCAAAGGTACTATTGATGGATTGAAAATACACTATTGCTTGGACATGAAGAAGCTTGGTAAAATAAAAAAATCATTTAACAATTTTTTTAACAATTCTATTAGTTCATTTTTATGTAAATGCAAATAA
- a CDS encoding thioredoxin family protein: MEIKILGMGCANCKSLEKAVINALAEMNVAADVEKVDDIQKIMSYGILRTPGLVINGKVVLNGRVPSIKEIKEIIEKNK, translated from the coding sequence ATGGAAATAAAAATATTAGGCATGGGTTGTGCAAATTGCAAATCACTCGAAAAAGCCGTTATTAATGCATTAGCCGAAATGAATGTTGCTGCTGATGTTGAAAAAGTTGATGACATTCAGAAAATAATGTCTTATGGTATATTGCGCACACCCGGACTTGTAATAAACGGAAAAGTTGTTTTAAACGGAAGAGTTCCGTCAATAAAAGAGATTAAAGAAATCATCGAAAAAAACAAATAA
- a CDS encoding permease: MRTLFFSTNKIKIILPLLLLPFWYLVYHYLQPFTDWLVFSVVGMTKEKHLTETIRFFVFEFPKVILLLTLIIFFVGIIRTFFTPERTRKALEGKKTFTGNVIASMLGIVTPFCSCSAIPLFIGFVETGVPLGVTFSFLIASPMINEVAVVLLYGMFGLKVALIYVGTGLLIAIIAGWIIGKLKLEKWIEPWVYETKMGKNNIEEEKISIAQRIQMGYAAVKEIVEKVWIYVALGIAVGAGAHGYVPEDFMAAIMGKDVWYSVPLSVLIGIPLYSNAAGIIPIVSVLIEKGASLGTALAFMMSVIGLSLPEMIILRKVLKPPLILTFIGIVGVGIMIVGFLFNWIF, from the coding sequence ATGAGAACCTTATTTTTTAGCACGAATAAAATTAAAATTATTTTACCATTATTACTCTTGCCGTTTTGGTACTTGGTTTATCATTATTTACAACCTTTCACTGATTGGTTAGTTTTTTCTGTGGTTGGAATGACAAAAGAAAAGCACCTTACAGAGACAATAAGATTTTTTGTTTTTGAATTTCCGAAAGTAATATTATTGCTTACTCTGATAATTTTCTTTGTTGGCATTATACGTACTTTTTTTACTCCAGAACGTACACGCAAAGCACTGGAAGGAAAGAAAACATTTACCGGAAATGTCATAGCTTCAATGCTTGGTATTGTTACTCCTTTTTGTTCATGTTCTGCAATACCATTATTTATTGGATTTGTTGAAACCGGCGTTCCTCTTGGAGTTACCTTTTCATTTCTTATTGCATCACCAATGATAAACGAAGTGGCAGTTGTGCTTTTGTATGGTATGTTTGGATTAAAAGTAGCATTAATATATGTTGGAACAGGATTGCTGATAGCGATAATTGCCGGCTGGATTATTGGAAAACTTAAACTCGAAAAATGGATTGAGCCATGGGTTTATGAAACAAAAATGGGTAAAAATAATATTGAAGAAGAAAAAATAAGCATTGCACAACGAATACAAATGGGTTATGCTGCCGTAAAAGAAATTGTCGAAAAAGTATGGATTTACGTAGCTTTGGGTATAGCTGTTGGTGCAGGTGCACATGGTTATGTTCCCGAAGATTTCATGGCTGCCATTATGGGAAAAGATGTGTGGTATTCCGTTCCGTTGTCTGTCCTTATCGGTATTCCTTTGTATTCAAATGCGGCAGGAATTATTCCAATAGTTTCTGTATTAATTGAAAAAGGTGCATCACTTGGAACTGCATTGGCTTTTATGATGTCTGTGATTGGCTTGTCGCTTCCCGAAATGATAATTCTTAGAAAAGTTTTAAAACCCCCTTTGATTTTGACATTTATCGGTATTGTTGGTGTCGGGATTATGATTGTGGGTTTTTTGTTTAATTGGATTTTCTGA
- a CDS encoding helix-turn-helix transcriptional regulator produces the protein MAAKPKFTAQHEQISRIAKALSHPARVYILEKLNGLNSCCTSGEMIGDIPIARSTLSQHLKGLKYSGLIQGNIQPPKIKYCINRKNWKIAKLLLNEFLK, from the coding sequence ATGGCTGCAAAACCTAAGTTTACGGCACAACATGAGCAAATATCACGCATTGCAAAAGCATTAAGTCATCCGGCAAGAGTTTATATTCTCGAAAAGCTAAATGGTCTTAATTCTTGCTGTACAAGCGGCGAAATGATTGGCGATATTCCAATTGCGCGTTCAACACTTTCGCAACATCTGAAAGGATTAAAGTATTCGGGATTAATTCAGGGCAATATACAACCGCCCAAAATAAAATATTGTATTAATCGCAAAAACTGGAAAATCGCCAAACTACTTTTAAATGAATTTTTAAAATAA
- a CDS encoding T9SS type B sorting domain-containing protein, which produces MKTLIIFFILLSINTSNSFSQNINFIENKNQWDSKILFKADLPSGAVFLEKNCLTYNFFNIDEMPRHHAGNNKTGVVHFHAFKMNFQNCNRNIEIKSSEANSDYLNYFIGNDKSKWAPKVNNYKVVEYINLYSNIDLKIRSQNNTLAYDYIIKPGGKPEDISLNFEGLENIFISSGGNLVIKTSVNQIVETKPFAYQTANNAKSKVECNFIINGNTISFSFPNGYDKKQTLIIDPALIFSTYSGSTADNFGFTATYDHKNNVYAGSVAFATGYPVSTGAYQQVFGGICDIAIIKYNPTGTTRLWATYLGGDEGDMPHSLVVDEFDNLLVFGTSGSSNYPVTTNAYNKIFKGGAPFDWDYSLRYFHGSDIIITKLSEDGSNLLASTFVSGSGNDGINCKPYIANASVPFATLLQGNDSLYYNYADIARGEIIVDNKNNVYVGTCTFSSDFPTTSQSFQQTSSGKQEGVVFKMDPNLTTLVWSSYIGGTNDDAIYSLDLDRNYDVYVAGGTNSTDFPTSTVAYDKTYNGGSADAFVAHISNDGKNLIASSYFGASSYDQAYFVRTDRYDRVYITGQTKNSGYSLIINNPIYQKPNSGQFIAKFDKMLTNIIWSTVFGTGNGNPNISITAFAVDICHRIYLSGWGREWGIVYGWNNNEGTKGMDITPDAIQKVTDGQDFYVMVMKDDASSLDFATFFGEEHNNSYACNSSPNPNNKYSSGQDHVDGGTSRFDKKGNIIQSVCASCWGCDSFPTYPNPGAWSNRSGAIPIAGCNNAVFKINIINDIVATDFSANVDCSSNVGFDNYSNGVTYKWDFGDGTTSSEINPVHNFPGSGTYTVSLISTDASKCNIADTVSKEVVITINAVFVNATADEHSLYIGQNTTLHAVPYNPNYTYKWLPSTGLSDSNIPNPVLTPSVNTTYTVVVSDTIGCTAMDTVVIRIKEGICNEPYIYIPNAFTPNRDNKNDVMYVRAAGGLITKLYFAIYDRWGEKVFETTDTKKGWNGLYRGKILPPDVYDYYIEVYCVNKEKYFKKGNITLIR; this is translated from the coding sequence ATGAAGACACTTATTATTTTTTTTATTTTATTATCAATAAATACTTCTAATTCCTTTTCGCAAAATATTAATTTTATTGAAAATAAAAATCAGTGGGATTCAAAAATTCTGTTCAAAGCTGACTTGCCTTCAGGTGCGGTTTTTCTTGAAAAAAATTGCTTAACTTATAACTTTTTCAATATTGACGAAATGCCTCGCCACCATGCTGGCAACAATAAAACAGGTGTTGTTCACTTTCATGCTTTCAAAATGAACTTTCAGAACTGCAATAGAAATATTGAAATAAAATCAAGTGAAGCAAATTCCGATTATCTGAATTATTTTATTGGAAACGACAAAAGCAAATGGGCACCGAAAGTAAACAATTATAAAGTTGTTGAATATATAAATTTATATTCTAATATTGATTTAAAAATCCGTTCTCAAAACAATACTTTGGCTTATGATTACATTATAAAACCAGGAGGTAAGCCGGAAGATATTTCTCTGAATTTTGAAGGATTAGAAAATATTTTTATTTCTTCCGGTGGAAATCTTGTTATTAAAACTTCGGTGAATCAAATTGTAGAAACAAAACCTTTTGCTTATCAAACAGCAAATAATGCAAAAAGTAAAGTTGAGTGCAACTTTATAATTAATGGAAATACAATTAGCTTTTCCTTTCCTAATGGATATGATAAAAAACAAACATTAATTATTGACCCTGCTTTGATATTTTCCACCTATTCTGGTTCAACTGCTGACAACTTTGGTTTTACTGCAACTTATGACCATAAGAATAATGTTTATGCCGGAAGCGTTGCTTTTGCCACCGGTTATCCTGTATCAACAGGAGCATATCAGCAAGTTTTTGGAGGTATTTGCGATATTGCAATAATCAAGTATAACCCAACAGGTACAACAAGATTATGGGCAACATATTTAGGAGGTGATGAAGGAGATATGCCACATAGCCTTGTGGTTGATGAATTTGATAATTTATTGGTATTTGGAACATCTGGTTCAAGCAACTATCCTGTAACAACCAATGCATACAATAAAATTTTTAAAGGCGGAGCTCCATTTGATTGGGATTATAGTTTGCGCTATTTTCATGGAAGCGATATTATCATTACAAAATTGAGCGAAGATGGCTCTAATCTTTTAGCATCTACATTTGTTAGTGGTTCGGGAAATGATGGTATAAACTGCAAACCATATATAGCAAATGCAAGTGTTCCATTTGCAACTTTATTACAAGGCAATGACTCATTATATTATAATTATGCCGACATAGCAAGAGGTGAAATAATTGTTGATAACAAAAATAATGTATATGTTGGAACATGTACTTTTTCTTCTGATTTCCCAACAACATCACAATCTTTTCAGCAAACTTCGTCGGGAAAACAAGAAGGTGTAGTTTTTAAGATGGACCCAAATCTCACAACATTAGTTTGGAGTTCGTATATTGGAGGTACTAATGATGATGCAATTTATTCTTTGGATTTGGATAGAAATTATGATGTGTATGTTGCAGGAGGTACAAACTCTACTGATTTTCCAACTTCAACTGTAGCTTATGATAAAACATATAACGGCGGCTCTGCTGATGCTTTTGTTGCTCATATTTCTAATGATGGAAAAAATTTAATTGCATCATCGTACTTTGGTGCCTCAAGTTATGACCAAGCTTATTTCGTTAGAACTGACAGGTATGATAGGGTATATATTACGGGACAAACAAAAAATTCAGGTTATTCTCTTATTATAAATAATCCAATATACCAAAAACCAAATAGTGGACAGTTTATTGCTAAATTTGATAAAATGCTAACCAATATAATCTGGTCAACCGTTTTTGGAACAGGAAATGGTAATCCTAATATTTCCATTACGGCGTTTGCAGTTGATATATGTCACAGAATTTATCTTTCCGGCTGGGGAAGGGAGTGGGGAATTGTTTATGGCTGGAACAATAACGAAGGCACAAAAGGAATGGATATTACTCCCGATGCTATTCAAAAAGTTACCGATGGTCAGGATTTTTATGTAATGGTTATGAAAGATGATGCGTCATCATTGGATTTTGCTACTTTTTTTGGTGAGGAACACAATAACTCTTATGCATGTAATTCTTCACCCAACCCAAATAATAAATATAGTAGCGGGCAAGACCACGTTGATGGTGGTACAAGCAGGTTTGATAAAAAGGGAAATATAATTCAATCTGTTTGTGCGAGTTGTTGGGGATGCGACTCGTTTCCTACATACCCAAATCCGGGTGCATGGTCAAATAGAAGTGGTGCAATTCCTATTGCAGGTTGTAATAATGCAGTTTTTAAAATAAATATTATAAATGATATTGTTGCAACTGATTTTTCTGCAAATGTAGATTGCAGCAGCAATGTTGGTTTTGATAATTATAGTAATGGGGTTACTTATAAATGGGATTTTGGTGATGGCACAACTTCATCGGAAATAAATCCCGTTCATAATTTTCCTGGTTCCGGAACATATACTGTTTCATTAATCTCAACGGACGCATCAAAGTGCAATATTGCTGATACTGTTTCTAAGGAGGTTGTAATAACAATAAATGCAGTATTCGTTAACGCTACTGCTGACGAGCACTCTCTTTATATTGGACAAAATACAACTTTACATGCTGTTCCATATAATCCAAATTATACATACAAATGGCTCCCATCAACCGGTTTGAGCGATTCAAATATACCCAATCCCGTTTTAACACCAAGTGTAAATACAACTTACACAGTTGTTGTTTCTGATACAATTGGCTGCACAGCAATGGATACAGTTGTAATAAGAATAAAAGAAGGAATTTGCAATGAGCCATACATTTACATTCCCAATGCTTTCACACCTAATAGAGATAATAAAAATGATGTCATGTACGTAAGAGCGGCAGGAGGATTAATTACAAAACTTTATTTTGCAATTTACGACCGTTGGGGTGAAAAAGTTTTTGAAACTACTGATACAAAAAAAGGATGGAATGGACTTTATAGAGGAAAAATTCTGCCACCCGATGTTTATGATTATTACATAGAAGTTTATTGTGTAAATAAAGAAAAATATTTTAAGAAAGGAAATATTACTTTAATAAGATAA
- a CDS encoding nitrophenyl compound nitroreductase subunit ArsF family protein gives MKIKNLFGVLIILFVLTYIYGCSSCKTDKTPTSQSDTNAIELKDTTSNPLKKDSASVNANEKNKIIRTNTKGDLPAVLVYNFHVTNRCPSCVAIEKATTKTLNTYFAAELKQGRIKRQILNVDDEVNNKISEKYQAFGSGLFVTRVYKGKETTADLTGAGFKFAKNKEERFIEILKNKISEYLK, from the coding sequence ATGAAAATAAAAAATCTCTTTGGAGTTCTAATTATTTTATTTGTGCTAACATATATTTATGGTTGCAGCTCATGTAAAACCGATAAAACCCCAACAAGTCAATCTGACACTAATGCGATTGAACTAAAAGATACAACTTCCAATCCATTAAAAAAGGATTCTGCTTCTGTTAATGCCAATGAAAAGAATAAAATCATCAGAACTAATACCAAAGGTGATTTACCTGCGGTTCTGGTTTATAATTTCCATGTAACAAACCGCTGTCCATCTTGTGTTGCTATTGAAAAAGCAACAACAAAAACACTGAACACTTATTTTGCTGCCGAACTTAAACAAGGAAGAATAAAACGGCAAATATTAAATGTAGATGATGAAGTAAATAATAAAATATCCGAAAAATATCAGGCATTTGGTTCGGGTTTATTTGTTACCCGTGTTTACAAAGGAAAAGAAACAACTGCCGATTTAACAGGAGCTGGTTTCAAATTTGCTAAGAATAAAGAAGAGCGATTTATTGAAATATTAAAAAATAAAATTTCAGAATATTTAAAATGA
- a CDS encoding nitrophenyl compound nitroreductase subunit ArsF family protein, with protein MKNIVVIILGLFLSFQGFTQKTADTVVSNNPKKLKLKVLYFHITHRCNTCFSIEANVRKTLNEYFKNEIDSGIIDLYVLDCELPINKEIANKYDAFGATLALTTYTNKTELKTEDLTNWAFQKIHNPEIFILELKTKIEILLK; from the coding sequence ATGAAGAACATAGTCGTAATTATTCTCGGACTTTTTCTCTCTTTTCAAGGATTTACTCAGAAAACTGCCGATACAGTAGTTTCAAATAATCCAAAGAAATTAAAATTGAAAGTATTGTATTTTCATATTACGCATAGATGCAATACATGTTTTTCAATAGAAGCTAATGTTCGAAAAACGCTGAATGAATATTTCAAAAATGAAATAGATTCCGGTATTATTGATTTATATGTTTTGGATTGTGAATTACCCATAAATAAAGAAATAGCGAATAAATACGATGCTTTTGGTGCAACTCTGGCTCTTACAACTTATACCAATAAAACAGAATTAAAAACCGAAGACCTTACAAACTGGGCTTTCCAAAAAATTCATAATCCCGAAATTTTTATTTTAGAACTTAAAACCAAAATCGAAATACTTTTAAAATAA
- a CDS encoding acetate kinase, which produces MKILVLNCGSSSIKYQLLDMANNAELLAIGLLERVGLKDSELTHIPKGKDKYKLVKDAPDHTVGIDLILKILVDPVQGVIKDINEIIAVGHRVVHGGEKFSGSVKITQEIIDKMEECVPLAPLHNPANLKGIYAIQKLLPKVQQCGVFDTSFHQTMPDYAYMYALPYELYDKYRVRRYGFHGTSHRYISAKAAEFLGKEYNSLKIITCHLGNGASIAAIDKGKSVDTSMGLTPVEGLIMGTRSGDLDLGAMFFIMEKEKLDINGANNLVNKKSGMLGITGVSSDMRDIENAANKENNKRAALGLKMYCYRIKKYIGSYAAAMGGVDIIIFSGGVGENGPETREEICEGLEFMGVEFDKDVNKGLRSKLIDISKPSSKVKVLIVPTNEELVIAQDTLEIIEGRM; this is translated from the coding sequence ATGAAAATATTAGTGCTTAACTGCGGAAGTTCTTCAATAAAATATCAATTGCTTGACATGGCTAATAATGCCGAATTACTTGCAATAGGATTATTGGAAAGAGTTGGTCTTAAGGACAGCGAATTAACCCATATACCAAAGGGCAAGGATAAATACAAACTTGTAAAAGATGCACCCGACCATACTGTAGGAATAGATTTGATTTTAAAAATTTTAGTTGACCCCGTACAAGGTGTTATTAAAGATATAAATGAAATCATAGCTGTAGGACACAGAGTTGTTCACGGAGGAGAGAAATTCAGCGGCAGCGTTAAAATTACACAGGAAATTATAGATAAGATGGAAGAATGTGTACCTCTTGCACCACTTCATAATCCTGCGAATTTAAAAGGTATTTATGCTATTCAGAAACTATTGCCGAAGGTTCAACAATGCGGAGTTTTTGATACATCTTTCCACCAGACAATGCCTGATTACGCTTATATGTATGCGTTACCTTACGAATTATATGACAAATACAGAGTTCGCAGATACGGATTTCACGGAACAAGCCATAGATATATTTCGGCAAAAGCTGCTGAATTTCTTGGCAAAGAATACAACAGTTTGAAAATAATAACATGCCACCTCGGAAACGGAGCATCAATTGCTGCAATTGATAAAGGCAAATCGGTTGACACATCAATGGGACTAACACCAGTTGAAGGATTGATAATGGGAACAAGAAGCGGCGACCTTGACCTTGGCGCAATGTTTTTTATAATGGAAAAAGAAAAACTTGATATAAACGGGGCAAACAATCTTGTAAACAAAAAAAGCGGAATGCTCGGCATAACAGGTGTTTCATCTGATATGAGAGATATTGAAAATGCAGCAAATAAAGAAAATAACAAAAGAGCAGCACTCGGTTTAAAAATGTATTGTTACAGAATAAAAAAATATATCGGTTCTTATGCTGCAGCAATGGGTGGCGTTGATATAATTATTTTCTCGGGTGGTGTTGGTGAAAACGGACCGGAAACAAGAGAAGAAATATGTGAAGGTCTTGAATTTATGGGCGTTGAATTCGATAAAGATGTAAATAAAGGATTGAGAAGCAAGCTTATAGATATTTCAAAACCATCTTCAAAAGTTAAGGTTCTTATTGTTCCCACAAATGAAGAGCTTGTAATTGCTCAGGATACATTAGAAATTATTGAAGGAAGAATGTAG
- the pta gene encoding phosphate acetyltransferase, with protein MELLAQIFANAKKHYKKIVLPEGTEDRTLKAADVAIKEAIAQIILLGNKDEIMQKAKSLNLQNIEKAKIVDPKNHEKKEQYVNALVEIRKSKGLTKEEATKLIEDPLYLGVMMIKMGDCDGEVAGAMNATGNVLRPALQIVKTLPGISVVSGAFIMILKDNKFGENGILVFADCAVHPNPTERELAEIAVATARTAKAIVGFEPRVAMLSFSTKGSAKHELCDKVINATRIAKEINPSLKIDGEFQADAAIVESVGKSKAPGSEIAGKANVLVFPDLQSGNIAYKLVQRLAGAEAIGPVLQGMAAPINDLSRGCSVEDITSLIAITVNQAASK; from the coding sequence ATGGAACTACTTGCTCAAATATTTGCAAATGCTAAAAAGCATTACAAAAAAATAGTTCTTCCGGAAGGCACGGAAGACAGAACTCTTAAAGCTGCCGATGTTGCAATAAAAGAAGCAATTGCACAAATAATACTTCTTGGCAACAAAGATGAAATAATGCAAAAAGCCAAAAGTTTAAATTTACAAAATATAGAAAAAGCAAAAATAGTTGACCCCAAAAATCACGAAAAGAAAGAGCAATATGTAAATGCTTTGGTAGAAATCAGAAAAAGCAAAGGGCTTACAAAAGAAGAAGCAACTAAACTAATTGAAGACCCGCTTTATCTCGGCGTGATGATGATTAAAATGGGCGACTGCGATGGCGAAGTTGCCGGTGCCATGAATGCAACAGGTAACGTATTAAGACCTGCATTGCAAATTGTAAAAACTTTACCAGGCATTAGTGTTGTTTCGGGTGCATTTATCATGATTTTGAAAGATAATAAATTCGGTGAAAACGGAATACTTGTTTTTGCCGACTGTGCCGTTCATCCCAATCCTACCGAAAGAGAACTTGCTGAAATTGCAGTGGCAACAGCAAGAACAGCAAAAGCAATTGTAGGATTCGAACCCAGAGTTGCAATGCTTAGTTTCTCAACCAAAGGAAGTGCAAAACATGAATTGTGTGATAAAGTTATTAACGCAACAAGAATTGCAAAAGAAATTAACCCTTCACTAAAAATTGACGGCGAATTTCAGGCAGATGCGGCAATTGTTGAATCTGTTGGTAAGAGCAAAGCTCCAGGAAGCGAAATAGCGGGCAAGGCAAACGTGCTTGTATTTCCCGATTTACAATCAGGTAATATTGCTTATAAACTTGTTCAACGATTGGCAGGCGCCGAAGCTATAGGTCCTGTTTTGCAAGGAATGGCAGCCCCTATCAATGACCTTTCAAGGGGTTGCTCGGTAGAAGATATTACAAGTTTGATTGCTATTACAGTTAATCAGGCAGCTTCAAAATAA
- a CDS encoding aromatic aminobenezylarsenical efflux permease ArsG family transporter translates to MEFIHNWLDGSNMPILSAFVLGIMTAISPCPLATNITAIGFISKDIANRRNIFLNGLWYTLGRAISYTAIGVVLYFGASKFHIAKFFQLNGEKFLGPLLIIVGILMFDFIKINFLGFGKLSERLQNKKQKNNWWSALLLGIVFALAFCPYSGVLYFGMLIPMTISSTSGLFLPFVFAAATGLPVIIVAYLLAFSISSIGSFYNNIKIFERWFRRVIAVVFIFIGFYYIYIFYFKG, encoded by the coding sequence ATGGAATTTATACATAATTGGCTGGATGGCTCTAATATGCCTATACTATCGGCATTTGTTTTAGGAATAATGACTGCCATTAGCCCATGTCCGCTTGCTACAAATATTACTGCAATAGGATTCATCAGTAAAGACATTGCAAACAGAAGAAATATTTTTTTAAACGGATTATGGTACACACTTGGCAGAGCTATCAGTTATACTGCAATTGGTGTTGTACTTTATTTCGGTGCCAGCAAATTTCATATCGCTAAATTTTTTCAACTCAATGGCGAAAAGTTTTTAGGTCCATTGCTTATTATTGTTGGTATTTTAATGTTCGATTTTATAAAAATAAATTTTCTGGGTTTCGGAAAATTAAGTGAACGCTTGCAGAACAAAAAGCAAAAAAACAATTGGTGGAGTGCTTTATTATTGGGAATTGTATTCGCACTCGCATTTTGTCCATACAGCGGTGTCTTATATTTCGGCATGTTAATTCCAATGACTATCAGTAGCACATCGGGATTATTTCTGCCTTTCGTATTTGCAGCTGCCACAGGATTACCGGTGATAATAGTTGCTTATCTTCTTGCTTTCAGCATTTCGAGCATCGGGAGTTTTTACAACAATATAAAGATTTTTGAAAGATGGTTTCGCCGCGTCATAGCTGTGGTATTTATTTTTATAGGGTTTTATTATATATACATTTTCTATTTTAAAGGTTGA
- a CDS encoding PorP/SprF family type IX secretion system membrane protein translates to MLIKKNILTSFLLLFIMRCLSQDIHFTQFNYSPLNLNPAQAGMFDGTHRFILNNRTQWRSVTVPYSTSSISSDMHLNFIKFKQDVFGLGLTVNTDKAGDSEYGTTQINCSFSAIMPISKASIHLLSLAIETGIAQTSINYTKLHFDNQWNGLKYDPNLSTGENFTVNNYFYYDLSFGGSWRYKPKDRFIVNSGIALYHITKPKQSLFYNNDIRLNRRISIFGNAEIKCTKEIDILPSLFFEYQKPYKEFLIGAAGRYIIKEKSKEYTTALAGIYTRMGDAAMLMLGMEYKKWSITMSYDFNYSRFVPATKDKGGFEIAIIYIINKPKLERIKTTPCPII, encoded by the coding sequence TTGCTTATAAAAAAAAACATATTAACATCATTTCTTCTTTTGTTTATCATGAGATGTTTATCGCAGGATATACATTTTACACAATTCAATTATTCGCCTTTAAATCTAAATCCCGCACAGGCAGGAATGTTTGATGGGACACACCGATTTATTTTAAACAACAGAACACAATGGCGTTCGGTTACTGTTCCTTATTCCACAAGTTCCATATCAAGCGATATGCATTTGAATTTTATAAAATTCAAACAGGATGTCTTCGGCTTGGGACTAACGGTTAATACTGATAAAGCCGGCGATTCCGAATACGGTACAACTCAGATAAATTGTTCTTTTTCGGCTATCATGCCTATTAGTAAAGCAAGCATTCATTTGCTCTCACTCGCTATTGAAACCGGAATTGCACAAACAAGCATAAATTATACAAAGCTTCATTTCGATAACCAATGGAATGGTTTGAAATATGACCCTAATTTGAGTACAGGTGAAAATTTTACCGTGAATAATTATTTTTATTACGACCTTTCATTTGGAGGAAGCTGGCGATATAAACCCAAAGACAGATTTATTGTAAATTCCGGCATTGCTTTGTATCATATTACAAAACCGAAGCAATCGCTGTTTTACAACAATGATATAAGATTGAACAGGAGAATTTCAATATTCGGAAATGCTGAAATCAAATGTACAAAGGAAATAGATATTTTACCTTCATTGTTTTTTGAATATCAAAAGCCATACAAGGAATTTTTAATAGGTGCTGCCGGAAGATATATCATCAAAGAAAAATCCAAAGAATATACAACTGCACTTGCCGGAATATACACAAGAATGGGAGATGCAGCAATGCTCATGCTCGGAATGGAATATAAAAAATGGAGTATAACAATGAGCTATGATTTTAATTATTCGCGATTTGTTCCGGCTACTAAAGATAAAGGGGGTTTTGAAATTGCAATTATTTATATTATTAATAAACCAAAACTCGAAAGAATTAAAACAACTCCTTGTCCGATTATTTAA